The following coding sequences are from one Dama dama isolate Ldn47 chromosome 8, ASM3311817v1, whole genome shotgun sequence window:
- the ANKZF1 gene encoding tRNA endonuclease ANKZF1 isoform X1: MSPAPAAAQAPVSVSLFDLSTDAPVLQGLRLVSHFPEEALAQALQTSCPGSEEQISPERRPLQGPLDISEKLFCSTCDQVFQNHQEQREHYKLDWHRFNLKQHLKDKPLLSALDFEKQSSTGDLSSISGTEDSDSDSEEDLQILDEERADFEKPTRPRGFHPHRVLFQNAQGQFLYAYRCVLGPRQVPLEKPELLLQNLQSGGPRDCVVLMAAAGHFAGAIFQGREVLTHKSFHRYTVRAKRGTAQGLRDARGAAAPSAGASLRRYNEAALYKEVRDLLAGPDWAKALEEAGTILLRAPRSGRSLFFGGREAPLCRGDPRLWDIPLATRRPTFQELQRVLHKLTTLYVHGEDPRETGRLDLPQTHRKRVKERKAIEEERKVPSDENEALGQNEEAPKQGLESEGEDVSQVELELVEVTLGTLDLREFEVFPKQRRRKRNKRERKQDLESGVQMTLSQQPKEDEALSGSAPLGLPWDEAMSPGQLELWDVLLAACRAGDVGMLKDRLTASPLDPGVLPLLTAPLGSGGFTLLHAAAAAGRGSVVRLLLEAGADPTVQDSRARPPYTVAADRSTRNEFRRFMEKNPDAYDYSKAQVPGPLTAEMEARQATRRREQKAARQHREEQQRKRQEQEKQEREEQRRFAALSDREKRALAAERRLAAQLAAPNPQTSDPAVTVSNIPRCWSCGMSLQGLVPFHYLDFSFCSTRCLRDHRCRAGKPSS; the protein is encoded by the exons ATGTCGCCGGCTCCAGCTGCAGCCCAGGCTCCTGTGTCGGTCTCCCTGTTTGACCTCAGCACGGATGCTCCGGTCCTTCAGGGCCTGCGCCTGGTGAGCCACTTTCCCGAGGAGGCCTTGGCCCAGGCTCTTCAGACTTCCTGTCCAG GTTCAGAGGAGCAAATAAGCCCAGAAAGAAGACCGCTACAGGGTCCTCTGGATATTTCAGAGAAGTTGTTTTGTTCAACCTGTGACCAGGTCTTCCAGAACCACCAGGAACAG AGGGAACATTATAAGCTTGACTGGCATCGGTTTAACCTAAAGCAGCATCTGAAGGACAAGCCTCTCCTGTCTGCCCTGGACTTTGAAAAGCAGAGTTCCACAG GCGATCTTTCCAGCATCTCAGGAACAGAAGACTCAGACTCAGACAGTGAGGAGGACCTGCAGATACTGGATGAGGAGAGGGCTGACTTTGAGAAGCCTACGCGACCCCGAGGCTTCCACCCCCATCGGGTTCTTTTCCAAAATGCCCAGGGCCAGTTTCTTTATGCCTATCGCTGTGTCCTAGGCCCTCGCCAG GTGCCCCTTGAAAAACCAGAACTGCTGCTTCAGAACCTGCAGAGCGGAGGTCCCAGGGACTGTGTGGTGCTCATGGCTGCTGCTGGGCACTTTGCTGGTGCCATTTTCCAAGG ACGAGAAGTGTTGACACACAAAAGCTTTCACCGCTACACAGTGCGGGCCAAGCGGGGCACAGCGCAGGGGCTCCGGGATGCGCGGGGTGCAGCTGCTCCCTCTGCTGGGGCCAGTCTGAGGCGCTACAATGAAGCTGCACTCTATAAG GAAGTTCGTGACCTGCTGGCAGGGCCAGACTGGGCTAAGGCACTGGAGGAGGCTGGGACGATACTGCTGCGTGCTCCCCGCTCTGGCCGGTCCTTGTTCTTCGGGGGCCGTGAGGCCCCCCTGTGCCGGGGTGATCCCCGACTTTGGGATATCCCCCTCGCTACCCGAAGACCCACCTTCCAAGAGCTACAGCGTGTACTCCATAAGTTGACCACGTTATATGTCCATG gagaagACCCCCGGGAGACAGGCAGGTTGGATTTACCTCAGACACACCGTAAGAGAGTGAAAGAAAGGAAGGCTATcgaggaagaaagaaaggtccCCAGTGATGAAAATGAAGCACTCGGGCAGAACGAGGAAGCTCCCAAACAGG GATTAGAGTCAGAGGGAGAAGATGTCTCCCAGGTAGAATtggagctagtggaggtgacactGGGAACGCTGGATCTTCGTGAGTTTGAGGTATTTCCCAagcaaaggaggagaaaaaggaataagagggagagaaagcaagACCTGGAGTCTGGGGTACAAATGACTCTTTCCCAGCAACCAAAGGAAGATGAGGCCCTTTCAGGGTCAgcccctttggggcttccctgggatgAGGCCATGTCCCCCGGTCAGTTGGAGCTCTGGGATGTGCTTCTAGCTGCTTGCCGAGCTGGAGATGTGGGGATGCTGAAGGACCGGCTCACTGCCAGCCCCCTAGACCCTGGAGTTCTGCCTCTGCTCACTGCCCCCTTGGGCTCCGGTGGCTTCACTCTCCTGCACGCAGCAGCCGCAGCTGGGAGAGGCTCAGTGGTTCGCCTGCTGCTGGAGGCAGGTGCGGACCCCACTGTGCA GGATTCCCGAGCTCGGCCACCGTATACAGTTGCAGCTGACAGATCAACACGCAATGAGTTCCGGAGGTTCATGGAGAAGAATCCAGATGCTTACGATTACAGCAAAGCTCAG GTGCCAGGGCCGCTAACAGCAGAAATGGAGGCACGGCAGGCCACTCGGAGAAGGGAGCAGAAGGCTGCCCGGCAGCACCGGGAGGAGCAGCAGAGGAAGCGGCAggagcaggagaagcaggagcgAGAAGAGCAGCGGCGATTTGCTGCCCTCAGTGACCGGGAGAAG AGAGCTCTTGCTGCAGAGCGCCGACTCGCTGCCCAGCTGGCAGCCCCCAACCCTCAGACCTCCGACCCTGCCGTCACCGTCAGCAATATTCC ACGCTGCTGGAGTTGTGGGATGTCTCTCCAAGGCCTTGTTCCTTTTCACTACCTTGACTTCTCTTTCTGCTCCACACGCTGCCTCCGGGATCACCGCTGTCGGGCTGGGAAGCCCTCTTCCTGA
- the ANKZF1 gene encoding tRNA endonuclease ANKZF1 isoform X2 — protein sequence MSPAPAAAQAPVSVSLFDLSTDAPVLQGLRLVSHFPEEALAQALQTSCPGSEEQISPERRPLQGPLDISEKLFCSTCDQVFQNHQEQREHYKLDWHRFNLKQHLKDKPLLSALDFEKQSSTGDLSSISGTEDSDSDSEEDLQILDEERADFEKPTRPRGFHPHRVLFQNAQGQFLYAYRCVLGPRQVPLEKPELLLQNLQSGGPRDCVVLMAAAGHFAGAIFQGREVLTHKSFHRYTVRAKRGTAQGLRDARGAAAPSAGASLRRYNEAALYKEVRDLLAGPDWAKALEEAGTILLRAPRSGRSLFFGGREAPLCRGDPRLWDIPLATRRPTFQELQRVLHKLTTLYVHGEDPRETGRLDLPQTHRKRVKERKAIEEERKVPSDENEALGQNEEAPKQGLESEGEDVSQVELELVEVTLGTLDLREFEVFPKQRRRKRNKRERKQDLESGVQMTLSQQPKEDEALSGSAPLGLPWDEAMSPGQLELWDVLLAACRAGDVGMLKDRLTASPLDPGVLPLLTAPLGSGGFTLLHAAAAAGRGSVVRLLLEAGIPELGHRIQLQLTDQHAMSSGGSWRRIQMLTITAKLRCQGR from the exons ATGTCGCCGGCTCCAGCTGCAGCCCAGGCTCCTGTGTCGGTCTCCCTGTTTGACCTCAGCACGGATGCTCCGGTCCTTCAGGGCCTGCGCCTGGTGAGCCACTTTCCCGAGGAGGCCTTGGCCCAGGCTCTTCAGACTTCCTGTCCAG GTTCAGAGGAGCAAATAAGCCCAGAAAGAAGACCGCTACAGGGTCCTCTGGATATTTCAGAGAAGTTGTTTTGTTCAACCTGTGACCAGGTCTTCCAGAACCACCAGGAACAG AGGGAACATTATAAGCTTGACTGGCATCGGTTTAACCTAAAGCAGCATCTGAAGGACAAGCCTCTCCTGTCTGCCCTGGACTTTGAAAAGCAGAGTTCCACAG GCGATCTTTCCAGCATCTCAGGAACAGAAGACTCAGACTCAGACAGTGAGGAGGACCTGCAGATACTGGATGAGGAGAGGGCTGACTTTGAGAAGCCTACGCGACCCCGAGGCTTCCACCCCCATCGGGTTCTTTTCCAAAATGCCCAGGGCCAGTTTCTTTATGCCTATCGCTGTGTCCTAGGCCCTCGCCAG GTGCCCCTTGAAAAACCAGAACTGCTGCTTCAGAACCTGCAGAGCGGAGGTCCCAGGGACTGTGTGGTGCTCATGGCTGCTGCTGGGCACTTTGCTGGTGCCATTTTCCAAGG ACGAGAAGTGTTGACACACAAAAGCTTTCACCGCTACACAGTGCGGGCCAAGCGGGGCACAGCGCAGGGGCTCCGGGATGCGCGGGGTGCAGCTGCTCCCTCTGCTGGGGCCAGTCTGAGGCGCTACAATGAAGCTGCACTCTATAAG GAAGTTCGTGACCTGCTGGCAGGGCCAGACTGGGCTAAGGCACTGGAGGAGGCTGGGACGATACTGCTGCGTGCTCCCCGCTCTGGCCGGTCCTTGTTCTTCGGGGGCCGTGAGGCCCCCCTGTGCCGGGGTGATCCCCGACTTTGGGATATCCCCCTCGCTACCCGAAGACCCACCTTCCAAGAGCTACAGCGTGTACTCCATAAGTTGACCACGTTATATGTCCATG gagaagACCCCCGGGAGACAGGCAGGTTGGATTTACCTCAGACACACCGTAAGAGAGTGAAAGAAAGGAAGGCTATcgaggaagaaagaaaggtccCCAGTGATGAAAATGAAGCACTCGGGCAGAACGAGGAAGCTCCCAAACAGG GATTAGAGTCAGAGGGAGAAGATGTCTCCCAGGTAGAATtggagctagtggaggtgacactGGGAACGCTGGATCTTCGTGAGTTTGAGGTATTTCCCAagcaaaggaggagaaaaaggaataagagggagagaaagcaagACCTGGAGTCTGGGGTACAAATGACTCTTTCCCAGCAACCAAAGGAAGATGAGGCCCTTTCAGGGTCAgcccctttggggcttccctgggatgAGGCCATGTCCCCCGGTCAGTTGGAGCTCTGGGATGTGCTTCTAGCTGCTTGCCGAGCTGGAGATGTGGGGATGCTGAAGGACCGGCTCACTGCCAGCCCCCTAGACCCTGGAGTTCTGCCTCTGCTCACTGCCCCCTTGGGCTCCGGTGGCTTCACTCTCCTGCACGCAGCAGCCGCAGCTGGGAGAGGCTCAGTGGTTCGCCTGCTGCTGGAGGCAG GGATTCCCGAGCTCGGCCACCGTATACAGTTGCAGCTGACAGATCAACACGCAATGAGTTCCGGAGGTTCATGGAGAAGAATCCAGATGCTTACGATTACAGCAAAGCTCAG GTGCCAGGGCCGCTAA